One Campylobacteraceae bacterium DNA window includes the following coding sequences:
- a CDS encoding ribonuclease HII codes for MYVLCGIDEAGRGPLAGPLVVAGVILKKEIQELNDSKVLSEKKREILFEPIKEHSHYHIVFISAKTIDEKGLSLCLKNAILEIMSELKAYTKAFLMDGNTSFGIDDLDHLIKADALIKEVSAASILAKVSRDRYMCKIAPYYKNYDFEKHKGYGTKAHVEKIKEFGRSDEHRFTFKLKALGENK; via the coding sequence ATGTATGTGTTATGTGGAATTGATGAAGCAGGAAGAGGCCCATTAGCTGGTCCTCTAGTAGTAGCAGGAGTTATTTTAAAAAAAGAAATACAAGAATTAAATGATTCAAAAGTTTTAAGTGAAAAAAAGAGAGAAATCCTTTTTGAGCCTATTAAAGAACACTCACATTATCATATTGTTTTTATTAGTGCAAAAACCATTGATGAAAAAGGTTTATCTTTGTGTTTGAAAAATGCAATTTTGGAGATAATGTCAGAACTCAAAGCCTATACTAAAGCATTTTTAATGGATGGGAATACTTCTTTTGGCATTGATGATTTAGATCATTTAATAAAAGCAGATGCATTAATAAAAGAAGTAAGTGCTGCTTCGATTTTAGCAAAAGTATCAAGAGACAGATATATGTGTAAAATTGCACCTTATTACAAAAACTATGATTTTGAAAAACATAAGGGTTATGGAACAAAAGCCCATGTAGAAAAAATAAAAGAATTTGGGCGCAGCGATGAACACCGTTTTACATTTAAACTAAAAGCCTTAGGAGAAAATAAATAA
- a CDS encoding MTH1187 family thiamine-binding protein codes for MSVLLELSMFPTNKEESKSEYVSQVIALIRKSGFDYQLTAMATLIETNTIEEALDLTAKCYKILEDLGCNRVFSTLKMDIRKGHNNRLKGKINSIENHIGEVCK; via the coding sequence GTGAGTGTATTATTAGAACTTTCAATGTTCCCTACGAATAAAGAGGAAAGTAAAAGTGAATATGTTTCACAAGTTATTGCTTTGATTCGGAAAAGTGGTTTTGATTATCAATTAACAGCAATGGCAACTCTTATTGAAACAAATACAATAGAGGAAGCTCTTGACTTAACTGCTAAATGTTATAAGATTTTGGAGGACCTAGGTTGTAACAGAGTTTTTTCTACTCTTAAAATGGATATTAGAAAAGGGCATAATAACAGACTAAAAGGTAAAATTAACTCCATAGAAAATCATATAGGGGAAGTTTGTAAATAA
- a CDS encoding bifunctional methionine sulfoxide reductase B/A protein, with protein MDYNELNDEEKRVIEQKGTERAFSGEYNDFYEEGVFVCKKCNTPLYKSENKFSSGCGWPSFDDNLENVKRIPDSDGSRIEIVCAKCEGHLGHVFEGEHFTPKNTRHCVNSMSLKFLAGDKKNINKSFAYFAAGCFWGVEYYFQKKEGVVKVKSGYMGGHLNNPTYEDICTGNSGHLEVVQVEYDSSKVSYKELLELFFEIHDFTQTNGQGPDIGSQYLSAIFYLNSLEYNTALEIIDALESMSYDVATTLNEMQTFYVAEDYHQDYYIRHQTMPYCHAHKKIF; from the coding sequence ATGGATTACAATGAATTAAATGATGAAGAAAAAAGAGTGATTGAGCAAAAAGGTACTGAACGTGCTTTTTCTGGGGAATACAATGATTTTTATGAAGAAGGTGTTTTTGTATGCAAAAAATGCAATACTCCTTTATATAAATCAGAAAATAAGTTCTCTTCTGGATGTGGATGGCCAAGTTTTGATGACAATTTGGAAAATGTTAAAAGAATACCAGATAGTGATGGTTCAAGAATAGAAATTGTTTGTGCTAAATGTGAGGGCCATTTGGGCCATGTTTTTGAAGGTGAACATTTTACGCCAAAAAACACAAGACATTGTGTTAATTCTATGTCTTTGAAGTTTTTAGCTGGTGATAAAAAGAATATAAATAAATCTTTTGCATATTTTGCAGCGGGATGTTTTTGGGGCGTTGAATATTATTTCCAAAAAAAAGAGGGAGTTGTTAAGGTTAAATCAGGATATATGGGAGGACACTTAAATAATCCTACGTATGAAGACATTTGTACGGGTAATTCGGGACATTTAGAAGTTGTACAAGTTGAGTATGATTCTTCAAAAGTATCTTATAAAGAACTCTTAGAATTGTTTTTTGAAATTCATGATTTTACTCAAACAAATGGTCAAGGTCCTGATATTGGTTCACAATACTTATCTGCTATTTTCTATTTAAATTCACTAGAATATAATACTGCTTTAGAAATAATTGATGCTTTAGAATCCATGAGTTATGATGTCGCTACAACATTAAATGAAATGCAAACCTTTTATGTGGCGGAAGATTATCACCAAGATTATTACATAAGGCATCAAACGATGCCTTATTGTCATGCTCATAAAAAAATATTTTAA
- a CDS encoding fumarylacetoacetate hydrolase family protein: protein MTSLCLNNEKITVSKVVCIGRNYSEHIKELQNEVPSEMVFFIKPNSSISSSILFPKDQPSCHYEAELSFLIKDNKIHAVAFGLDMTLREKQSELKKKGLPWERAKSFKNAAVFSDFISCDEDVKDLSLELYINGELKQVGGYDLMINKPNDIIKEFNSFNSFEQNDILMSGTPKGVGTFKIKDVFLGKILLNGKTILEKEFIVS from the coding sequence ATGACAAGTTTATGTTTAAATAATGAGAAAATTACGGTTTCAAAGGTCGTTTGTATTGGACGAAATTACAGTGAGCATATTAAAGAGTTACAAAATGAAGTTCCTAGTGAAATGGTATTTTTTATTAAACCAAATTCTTCTATTTCTTCTTCTATCTTATTTCCAAAAGATCAACCTTCTTGCCATTATGAAGCTGAACTTAGTTTTTTAATTAAAGATAATAAAATTCATGCAGTAGCTTTTGGTTTAGATATGACTTTAAGAGAAAAACAAAGTGAATTAAAAAAGAAAGGACTTCCTTGGGAGAGAGCAAAATCGTTTAAAAATGCTGCTGTTTTTTCTGATTTTATTTCTTGTGATGAAGATGTTAAAGATTTAAGTTTAGAGTTATATATAAATGGGGAGCTTAAACAAGTTGGCGGATATGATTTAATGATTAATAAACCCAATGACATTATCAAAGAGTTTAACAGTTTTAATTCTTTTGAGCAAAATGATATATTAATGAGTGGAACACCAAAAGGGGTAGGAACATTTAAAATCAAGGATGTTTTTTTAGGAAAAATCCTTTTAAATGGAAAAACAATTTTAGAAAAAGAATTTATTGTTTCATAA
- a CDS encoding CoA pyrophosphatase — MKKKDLEKLKHNLPLTPGILGRERYFNSSILIPLVKLQNEYYILLQKRAKDIRQGGDICFPGGRVEKSDKSFKHTALRETKEELGIRKKDIKIIGQLDTLVTSYGVVVESFVGLVKKKALNNMVLDPSEVEKTLLVPMSFFKNTKAEVYTLRAEVKPYSIDDEGNKNIHFPAKELNLPLHYQKTWIEKEYQVWVYKYEGEVIWGLTALIINDLLKKY, encoded by the coding sequence ATGAAAAAAAAAGATTTAGAAAAATTAAAACACAATTTACCCTTAACTCCTGGTATTTTAGGCCGTGAACGATACTTTAATTCAAGTATTTTAATTCCACTTGTAAAACTTCAAAATGAATATTATATTTTACTTCAAAAACGTGCCAAAGATATTAGGCAAGGTGGGGATATTTGTTTCCCAGGGGGTAGAGTTGAAAAAAGTGATAAAAGTTTTAAACATACTGCTTTACGTGAAACAAAAGAAGAGTTAGGAATTAGAAAAAAAGATATAAAGATTATAGGGCAATTAGATACTCTTGTTACTTCTTATGGTGTGGTTGTTGAATCTTTTGTTGGTCTTGTAAAGAAAAAAGCACTAAATAATATGGTATTAGATCCAAGTGAGGTTGAAAAAACACTCTTAGTTCCTATGTCTTTTTTTAAAAATACTAAAGCAGAAGTGTATACCTTACGTGCTGAAGTTAAGCCTTATTCTATTGATGATGAGGGAAATAAAAACATACATTTCCCCGCAAAAGAGCTTAATTTACCTTTGCATTATCAAAAAACTTGGATAGAAAAAGAGTATCAAGTTTGGGTATATAAATATGAAGGTGAAGTTATTTGGGGCCTTACTGCATTGATTATTAACGATTTACTTAAAAAATATTAG
- a CDS encoding ABC transporter substrate-binding protein codes for MNILFKKTTVILLILFLAHISAYSKELKKVTLQLSWFDQFQFAGYYMAKEKGFYKDLGLDVTILPFKFGIDIPLEVSNENIDFAIGRETLLLERAKNRNIVALYALFQSTPLVLLSTKESNINTIRDFSKKNIMTTIDDASEVSLKAMIRSHKVKLDDINFLKHSHNIQDLIDKKTDVISAYISKSPYELQKKNIEYNIFDPKKFGFDMYSDFLFTSENLIKKDIKTVQLFKEASLKGWKYAYSNIKESVDIIIDKYNAQNISKEALIYEAKELSKLSYFNTLNLGEIKMDKIQRIYDLYNVMGLLPQKINIKDFVNPLNKTNNISFTQEELEYIKNKKYLKLCVLPDALPYSAIKKDKHIGFIADYSNKISKIINMPFVLVNTSSFSQSINYLEDKKCDILPSLHKTKERSEFANFTSSYFKIPYVLTTNYKISFINDLSTLSDVKIGITKGHRIISALRKKYPKITFVEILNGNNGFSLVYKEDLFGYIDSIASTWYTLQKNYSNELKISGKINLFTNLRIANIKEDKILGEILNKAVLSVSPDDVNEMLNKWTSIEYKDDINYKLLTQILFFLTLGCIFILYKQYFLNKKNKALRKELLEKSSELVKINAGLENRIKIEVRNNERKNKLLFQQTKMAAMGEMIANIAHQWRQPLNNISLLVYFVRDNYDNKNFTKDDFAVCVHDISSQLSYMSNVIEDFSAFFKPTSKETVFNLSSALKKTINLSAIEYLYKDINIIKDTKNIQLKTLENEFTQVLINILTNARDEFVRNESEEKLIFVSAIKKDTNIIIKIRDNAGGIHEDHIPRVFEPYFTTKEESKGTGIGLYMCSEIITKHMHGQILVENKEYTYRDRIFKGAEFTIILPNNLL; via the coding sequence TTGAATATTTTATTTAAAAAAACTACTGTCATATTATTAATACTATTTTTAGCACATATATCTGCTTATTCAAAAGAATTAAAAAAAGTAACACTTCAATTGTCATGGTTTGATCAATTTCAGTTTGCTGGTTATTATATGGCAAAAGAAAAAGGCTTTTATAAAGACCTGGGCCTTGATGTAACAATACTTCCTTTTAAGTTTGGTATTGATATTCCTTTAGAAGTTAGTAATGAAAATATTGATTTTGCTATTGGACGTGAGACCTTATTATTAGAGCGTGCAAAAAATAGAAATATTGTTGCTTTATATGCTTTGTTTCAATCGACTCCTTTAGTATTATTAAGTACAAAAGAATCTAATATTAATACTATCAGGGACTTTTCTAAAAAAAATATTATGACAACAATTGATGATGCAAGTGAAGTGTCCTTAAAAGCGATGATTCGTTCTCATAAAGTAAAACTAGATGATATTAATTTTTTAAAACACAGCCATAATATACAAGATTTGATTGATAAAAAAACAGATGTTATTTCTGCTTATATCTCAAAATCTCCTTATGAATTGCAAAAAAAGAATATAGAGTATAATATTTTTGATCCAAAAAAATTCGGTTTTGATATGTACAGTGATTTTTTGTTTACCAGTGAAAATCTAATAAAAAAAGATATAAAAACAGTACAACTATTTAAAGAAGCTTCTTTAAAAGGTTGGAAATATGCCTATTCTAATATTAAGGAAAGTGTTGATATTATTATAGACAAATACAATGCTCAAAATATTTCTAAAGAAGCTTTAATTTATGAAGCTAAAGAATTATCAAAACTCTCTTATTTTAATACCCTAAATCTGGGTGAAATTAAAATGGACAAAATACAAAGAATTTATGATTTGTATAATGTTATGGGTTTATTACCACAAAAGATAAATATTAAAGATTTTGTTAATCCTTTAAATAAAACAAATAATATTTCTTTTACGCAAGAAGAGCTTGAATATATAAAAAATAAAAAATATTTAAAGCTATGTGTTCTTCCCGATGCTTTGCCTTACAGTGCAATTAAAAAGGACAAACATATTGGTTTTATAGCAGATTATTCGAATAAAATATCAAAAATAATTAACATGCCTTTTGTTTTAGTAAATACTAGCTCTTTTTCACAATCCATAAATTATTTAGAAGATAAAAAATGTGATATTCTTCCTTCTTTACATAAAACAAAAGAAAGAAGTGAATTTGCTAACTTTACATCCAGTTATTTTAAAATACCTTATGTATTAACAACAAATTATAAAATTTCTTTTATTAATGATTTGAGTACTTTATCTGATGTAAAAATTGGAATTACTAAAGGACATAGAATAATTTCTGCCTTAAGAAAAAAATATCCTAAAATTACTTTTGTAGAAATACTAAATGGAAATAATGGTTTTTCATTGGTCTATAAAGAAGATCTTTTTGGATATATAGATAGTATTGCAAGTACTTGGTATACTCTTCAAAAGAACTATTCTAATGAATTAAAAATTTCTGGGAAAATAAATCTTTTTACAAATTTACGAATTGCTAATATAAAAGAGGACAAAATCCTGGGAGAAATTCTTAATAAAGCTGTTTTAAGTGTAAGCCCGGATGATGTTAATGAAATGCTTAATAAATGGACTTCTATTGAATATAAAGATGATATAAATTATAAATTATTAACACAAATTTTATTTTTTCTTACTTTGGGATGTATCTTTATTTTGTATAAACAGTATTTTTTAAACAAAAAAAATAAAGCATTACGAAAAGAACTTTTAGAAAAAAGTTCTGAATTGGTTAAAATAAATGCAGGTTTAGAAAATAGAATTAAAATTGAAGTTCGTAATAATGAAAGAAAAAATAAACTTTTATTTCAACAAACAAAAATGGCCGCAATGGGTGAAATGATTGCCAATATTGCCCATCAATGGAGGCAACCACTTAATAATATTTCATTATTAGTTTATTTTGTAAGAGATAATTATGACAATAAGAACTTTACAAAAGATGATTTTGCTGTTTGTGTTCACGATATAAGTTCACAATTAAGTTATATGTCAAACGTAATAGAAGATTTTTCTGCATTTTTTAAACCAACAAGTAAAGAAACAGTATTTAATCTGTCTTCTGCACTTAAAAAAACCATTAACTTAAGTGCTATTGAGTACTTATACAAAGATATTAATATTATAAAAGATACTAAAAATATCCAATTAAAAACCCTAGAAAATGAGTTTACTCAAGTGCTTATAAATATTTTAACCAATGCCAGAGATGAATTCGTTCGTAATGAATCAGAAGAAAAATTAATTTTTGTTTCTGCAATTAAAAAAGATACTAACATTATTATTAAAATTAGGGACAATGCGGGCGGAATACATGAAGATCATATTCCTCGAGTATTCGAACCTTATTTTACGACAAAAGAAGAATCTAAAGGTACTGGAATAGGGTTATATATGTGTTCAGAGATTATTACAAAACATATGCACGGTCAAATACTTGTGGAAAATAAAGAATATACTTATAGAGATAGAATATTTAAAGGTGCAGAGTTCACAATTATTTTACCAAATAACTTATTGTAA
- a CDS encoding PepSY domain-containing protein — translation MKQLGERLIKVHATAGIVFGLLFYVIMYFGIFSIFQNYIKVWEKPSRHFASMVKKEDIPISKYVNQILLDPNIPNNNLRIILPDSKNDNALVLSQMFIKKIVINPNNGEKLKDEGRRIGLGFFLHNLHTGRAFYRNVGFTIFGIVAVASIFLILTGLIQVLTIKYSNKGDSALKKSSKWHRKLSIWFFFPILIIFISGAALNLQIKGNKKLSEPITQILSNKKSTKWPEAIGSTLFPSPEVKKKEGILVTMMPLEKLYAKAREINPNLDYIDMRLYRWNDSSAEIELRGYNPSYPFFNGFINLPSVTLKGSDASVVKIKRVFDAHWMRIFYEFVHFLHFVPFMSFIVKFLLSLVVAGFTIGTAFGIWLYLEKCVKKYDNKIPFYHWFSRFSMTIMLGVFPSTAIAFCLQWLLPLNMEERILWQQGAFFLTWLSTGLIAFARFDSNKAAKDILYIGSILFFCAPLIHWFNSGYGPLKLASLNMYPILGVDIGLLFLAVLCFVCAFILPKSRIQNKKIWKSI, via the coding sequence ATGAAACAACTGGGCGAAAGGCTTATAAAAGTTCATGCGACAGCAGGCATTGTTTTTGGACTTTTATTTTATGTAATAATGTATTTTGGTATATTTTCCATATTTCAAAACTATATTAAAGTATGGGAAAAACCATCCAGGCATTTTGCAAGTATGGTTAAAAAAGAAGATATCCCAATAAGCAAATATGTGAATCAAATACTATTAGATCCTAATATTCCTAATAATAATTTAAGAATTATCTTGCCTGATTCAAAAAATGATAATGCTTTGGTTTTATCGCAAATGTTTATAAAAAAGATTGTAATAAATCCAAATAATGGAGAAAAACTTAAAGATGAAGGAAGAAGAATAGGTTTAGGCTTTTTTTTACATAATCTGCATACAGGACGGGCATTTTATAGGAATGTAGGTTTTACTATTTTTGGTATTGTAGCTGTGGCTTCAATATTTTTGATTTTGACGGGATTAATTCAAGTACTTACCATTAAATATTCAAATAAAGGAGACTCTGCACTTAAAAAAAGCTCTAAATGGCATAGAAAATTATCTATTTGGTTTTTTTTTCCTATTTTAATAATCTTTATTTCAGGCGCTGCTCTTAATCTTCAAATAAAAGGAAATAAAAAATTATCTGAGCCCATTACACAGATCCTTTCAAATAAAAAATCGACTAAATGGCCAGAAGCAATAGGCAGTACTTTATTCCCTAGTCCAGAAGTAAAAAAGAAAGAAGGCATTCTTGTAACAATGATGCCTCTTGAAAAGTTATATGCAAAAGCAAGAGAAATTAATCCTAACTTAGATTATATTGATATGAGACTTTATCGATGGAATGATTCCAGTGCAGAAATTGAGTTACGTGGGTACAATCCTTCTTATCCTTTTTTTAATGGCTTTATAAATCTCCCAAGTGTTACATTAAAGGGATCAGATGCTTCTGTTGTAAAAATAAAAAGAGTTTTTGATGCACATTGGATGAGAATCTTTTACGAATTTGTGCATTTTTTACATTTTGTGCCTTTTATGAGTTTTATCGTTAAATTCTTACTTTCTTTAGTTGTTGCTGGTTTTACAATAGGAACTGCTTTTGGCATATGGCTTTATTTGGAAAAATGTGTAAAAAAATATGATAATAAAATTCCTTTTTATCACTGGTTTAGTAGGTTTAGCATGACTATTATGCTTGGAGTTTTTCCTTCAACGGCTATTGCTTTTTGTTTACAATGGTTATTGCCCCTAAATATGGAAGAAAGAATCCTATGGCAACAAGGCGCATTTTTCCTTACGTGGCTTAGTACGGGACTTATTGCTTTTGCTAGATTTGATTCTAATAAAGCAGCAAAAGATATTTTGTATATAGGCAGTATTTTGTTTTTTTGTGCTCCTCTTATTCATTGGTTTAATAGTGGCTACGGACCTTTAAAATTAGCAAGTTTGAATATGTATCCTATTTTAGGTGTAGATATTGGACTACTTTTTTTAGCTGTATTGTGTTTTGTATGTGCTTTTATCTTACCAAAAAGTAGAATACAAAACAAAAAAATATGGAAGAGCATATAA
- a CDS encoding DUF3327 domain-containing protein, which produces MKANLSSFQLLKLDKQKFVRGNYKVSAKIKRMDLLDKDKNFVRRLDTPLKLEGRFIFISQKAQDFYIKVESLDKDIKYEISVNKILDVFYDKKQNEERILSKIIKQTRKDLQSNSSTKEFWQTVKSVGTPLVEKIDENYSLITFLYKGAKHNVRLLGAPSHDHVKLKQLKNSDIWYKSFKVKNGLVLSYQVAPDVPSIKGSKRENRVAILATAQVDPFNKSPYLISNVKIKDKYFKHSSFMLNVKEDKWYEKKNSPRGSLESFLFTSKILNNTRNITVYMPYNYSNKISDYKLLFIFDGIEYQHKIETPLILDNLIHAKKIKPTLAVFIDNISYKIRSSELPTNPKFADFMAKELFPYISKRFNIKNKAENTVLAGSSYGGLASAYVAFQYPEIFGKVLSLSGSFWWHNNSGESEWLSEEIAKNKTKDITFYLNAGVYETGYFSIGILESNRHLRTLLKAKNYDVIYKEVQGGHDYFSWRISLPDGLISLLNK; this is translated from the coding sequence TTGAAAGCAAATTTATCTTCTTTTCAATTACTTAAGTTAGATAAACAAAAGTTTGTAAGAGGAAATTATAAAGTAAGTGCAAAAATCAAAAGAATGGATTTATTAGACAAAGATAAAAATTTTGTACGAAGGTTGGATACTCCTTTAAAACTTGAAGGTAGATTTATTTTTATAAGCCAAAAAGCTCAAGATTTTTATATAAAAGTGGAAAGCTTAGATAAAGATATAAAATATGAAATTAGTGTAAACAAAATATTAGATGTGTTTTATGATAAAAAACAAAATGAAGAAAGAATACTAAGTAAGATTATAAAACAAACAAGAAAAGACTTACAATCAAATTCATCTACTAAAGAGTTTTGGCAAACAGTAAAAAGTGTAGGGACGCCTTTGGTTGAAAAGATTGATGAAAACTACTCTTTGATTACTTTTTTGTACAAAGGTGCTAAGCATAATGTACGTCTTTTAGGCGCGCCAAGTCATGATCATGTCAAATTAAAACAACTAAAAAACAGTGATATTTGGTATAAAAGTTTTAAAGTTAAAAATGGGCTAGTATTGTCCTATCAAGTAGCACCAGATGTCCCAAGTATAAAAGGAAGCAAAAGAGAAAACAGAGTTGCTATATTAGCAACAGCACAAGTTGATCCTTTTAATAAAAGTCCTTATCTTATTTCAAATGTAAAAATAAAAGATAAGTATTTTAAGCATTCAAGTTTTATGTTAAATGTTAAAGAGGATAAATGGTATGAAAAAAAGAACTCTCCTCGTGGAAGTTTAGAGAGTTTTTTGTTTACTAGTAAAATATTAAATAATACAAGAAATATTACTGTTTATATGCCATATAATTATTCAAACAAAATAAGTGACTATAAACTTCTTTTTATTTTTGATGGTATTGAATATCAACATAAGATTGAAACACCACTAATCTTAGATAACTTAATTCATGCAAAAAAAATAAAACCTACGCTTGCTGTATTTATTGATAATATTTCTTACAAAATCCGTTCTTCTGAATTACCAACGAATCCTAAATTCGCAGATTTTATGGCAAAAGAATTATTTCCATATATAAGTAAAAGATTTAATATTAAAAACAAAGCAGAAAACACTGTATTAGCTGGATCTTCTTATGGAGGTTTAGCTTCTGCTTATGTGGCTTTCCAATATCCAGAAATTTTTGGAAAGGTTTTAAGTTTATCAGGTTCTTTTTGGTGGCATAACAATAGTGGTGAGTCTGAATGGTTAAGCGAAGAAATAGCTAAAAATAAAACAAAAGATATAACTTTTTATTTAAATGCAGGAGTGTATGAAACTGGCTATTTTTCAATTGGTATTTTAGAAAGCAATAGGCATTTACGAACACTTCTTAAGGCTAAAAATTATGATGTGATTTATAAAGAAGTCCAAGGAGGTCATGATTACTTTTCATGGAGGATATCCTTACCCGATGGACTAATTAGTTTATTAAACAAATAA
- a CDS encoding TonB-dependent siderophore receptor: MKTKNKIFLSLVTIMFLSSSSFADENKNDLGEVEVINDNITENSDSYTMDFMRSATKLNLPVLNTPQSISVITSQQMEDFNLNTLNDVLDNTTGIEVQRMESDRTQYTSRGFNITNFLIDGVGSSLADNYIYGNVDMFLYDHVEVTRGATGLSSNHGDPSASINMVRKRPTKDFQASTKISLGSWNKKRLEVDVSNSLNDDKSIRARVMGAIEDTKSHLDRNESKLHVFSAIIDGDINDNNKVTLGIKSAKNDVKGTQQGGFNSTDLQAKNYDISTNAAPDWSYRNTDSKEIFLELDSILSDKWKLKTSYRKENNEGENHVGIFTANTLTTSMLYNSKTDADLFDVTLNGSYTLFDNEHEVVFSANYIKQKYTLDVWMDFTDYAIDFNTWDGSTSSRTYAVDPNSVTDWTLTEKSFSAANNFNITNSLSVLLGGKFSRYEKEGLSYSKDFSQKDNSVFTPYASLIYKINDNISAYTSYTTTFNPQDKIDAQENQLDPEEGINYEAGIKSSFFEEALNSSFAVFRSKKDNVADEAGKLSDGVTSYYKGEDGVVSQGYEIEVSGKLSDNINASLGYTKLSIKDKDGKDYNTYIPRKMINAAVSYSPTQVKGLKVGVSANWKSAAYHSIAPDVVQRSYTIFNLMSSYAINKKTDLSFNVNNVTNKKYLNSLYKRGFAINGAPRSFGVSLAYKF, translated from the coding sequence ATGAAAACAAAAAATAAGATTTTTTTATCATTAGTTACAATAATGTTCTTATCTTCTTCATCGTTTGCAGATGAAAATAAAAATGACTTAGGGGAGGTTGAAGTTATAAATGATAATATCACGGAAAATTCAGATTCATATACTATGGACTTTATGCGCTCAGCTACAAAATTGAACTTGCCAGTCTTAAATACTCCACAAAGTATTTCCGTTATTACTTCTCAGCAAATGGAAGATTTTAATTTAAATACACTTAATGATGTATTAGATAATACTACAGGGATTGAAGTTCAAAGAATGGAAAGTGATAGAACTCAATATACTTCAAGAGGTTTTAATATTACAAACTTTTTGATTGATGGAGTTGGTTCAAGTTTAGCAGATAATTATATCTATGGTAATGTTGATATGTTTTTATATGATCATGTTGAAGTTACTAGAGGCGCAACTGGACTTTCTAGTAATCATGGAGATCCTTCTGCTAGTATTAATATGGTTAGGAAAAGACCGACAAAAGATTTTCAAGCAAGTACAAAAATCTCCTTAGGTTCATGGAACAAAAAAAGACTTGAAGTGGATGTTTCAAATTCATTAAATGATGATAAAAGCATAAGAGCAAGAGTTATGGGTGCTATTGAAGATACTAAATCCCACTTAGATAGAAATGAATCCAAATTACATGTGTTTTCTGCAATTATTGATGGCGATATAAACGATAATAACAAAGTTACTCTTGGAATTAAAAGTGCAAAAAATGATGTTAAAGGAACGCAACAAGGAGGTTTTAATAGTACAGATTTGCAAGCAAAAAATTACGATATTTCGACAAATGCAGCGCCAGATTGGTCTTATAGAAATACAGACTCAAAAGAAATATTCTTAGAACTTGATTCTATTTTATCCGATAAATGGAAATTAAAAACATCCTATAGAAAAGAAAATAATGAGGGAGAAAATCATGTTGGTATTTTTACTGCAAATACCTTAACAACTTCTATGCTGTACAACAGTAAAACGGATGCTGACTTATTTGATGTAACATTAAATGGTTCGTATACCTTATTTGATAATGAGCATGAAGTTGTTTTTTCTGCTAATTATATTAAACAAAAATATACTTTAGATGTCTGGATGGATTTTACTGATTATGCGATTGATTTTAATACTTGGGATGGTTCAACGTCTTCTAGAACATATGCAGTAGATCCAAACAGTGTTACAGATTGGACGTTAACAGAGAAATCTTTTTCAGCTGCAAATAATTTTAATATAACAAATAGTTTATCTGTGTTATTAGGTGGTAAATTTTCCAGATATGAAAAAGAAGGCTTATCCTATAGTAAGGATTTTTCGCAAAAAGACAATAGTGTATTTACACCATATGCTTCTCTTATTTATAAAATAAATGACAATATATCTGCGTATACAAGTTATACTACAACTTTTAATCCTCAAGACAAAATTGACGCCCAAGAAAATCAATTGGATCCTGAAGAAGGAATCAATTACGAAGCTGGAATAAAATCATCTTTTTTTGAGGAAGCATTAAACAGTTCTTTTGCTGTATTTAGAAGTAAAAAAGATAATGTAGCAGATGAAGCTGGAAAACTATCAGATGGTGTCACCAGTTATTATAAAGGAGAAGATGGTGTAGTAAGTCAAGGATATGAAATAGAAGTATCTGGAAAACTAAGTGATAATATCAATGCTTCTTTAGGTTATACAAAACTTTCTATAAAAGATAAAGATGGCAAAGATTATAATACTTATATCCCAAGAAAGATGATTAATGCTGCTGTTTCTTATTCTCCTACACAAGTAAAAGGTTTAAAAGTTGGAGTCTCAGCTAATTGGAAGAGTGCAGCATATCATTCTATTGCCCCTGATGTTGTTCAACGTTCTTATACAATATTTAACTTGATGTCAAGTTATGCAATTAATAAAAAAACTGATTTGTCTTTTAATGTTAATAATGTAACTAATAAAAAGTATTTAAACTCTTTATATAAAAGAGGTTTTGCCATAAATGGAGCACCTAGAAGTTTTGGAGTATCACTTGCTTACAAATTCTAA